From the genome of Nicotiana sylvestris chromosome 1, ASM39365v2, whole genome shotgun sequence:
GTAGCAGGAGTCAAGTGGAATTCAAGTTCAAACAGACAATGAACATAGTGTAAAATATGCTTGCAGGGTGGggaagtgcggtccgcacaattacAAGTGCGGCTGCTGGCTGggctgtgcggaccacacaatttgATCTTGCGGCCGCAGAACTTGGACTGCGGTCTACTCAATTATTAGTGCGACTGTAGAACCAGAGTGCGGTCTGCACTTTTATTATTGCGGCCACACATCAAATATCCTAAAATTGCCAACTCTCTGATGACAGAGATTAGGCTGTTTTGCGGCCGCACTCACTTTTTTGCGGCCGCGGTAGAATTTCTGCGATCTGCAGATTCATGCTTGACCAATGCCCTTAATCTCCACttctgcagaccgcacaatttcTTTTGCGGGCGACAGAATTCAAAACGTTAACGAACAGAGTTCTTAGGGTTTTCAATTTTAGCACAAATTCGACATGGTATTAACAATTAAACTTGAACATCAATTCACCTATCCCCCAGATAGCAATTATGATTTTACCCACAACATTGTTCAAATAGATTCATAGACAGTTGGTTCAAAATTTTACTAGAAATctaaaaatttaaagaacttaATCAAGATTATGATGCTTACCAGAGATGAAAGAATGCAAGAGATGAGTGATCAATATATGTTAGGCTTGTGAGCAACAACTTTAACAAGAGATTTCAATTTTTAGGACTTTGAGAGATCAGAGAGGGAAAAAATTGTACAGTGACCCTAGGCCTCCTATTTATACGAAATGGGCCTGGCTAAGGGACAAGAGGACGAGTATGGCCGTAGAATTCCTCCTGCGGTCCATACTCTGTTACTTGGGGCTCAAAAGCTTTTGCTAGTCTGCGGTCCACACAATTTGTGGTGTGACAACAGATTTCTGATGTGGACCACATATTTTGATGTGCGGCCGCACTTTGGCCATTTCTATAACAAATCAAACTTCAGAGAATTTACATTTTCCTTTTCCAATTTGTGTTCCTTTTCcaatttgtgtggtccgcactacaATTGTGCGGCCGCATTTCCATTTTGCTATTAGCAATCACaactgtgcggtccgcaaaataTACATACGGCCCGGACTTCTTTCCATGCTTAGCTAATTTTCTGAGCACAGTTCCTGTAAAGCACCCTCATCCCTACAACACACTTCAAATTTAGTTAGCACAAAAATAACACCTatctaaaaaagaagaaaaaaaaagaaaaagaaacatgggttgcctcctaagaagcgcctgatttaatgtcgcggcacgacgcagactACTATCACTTGAAATGAATCGCCGCCACAACATGGCCATCACCCACTTTTCCTAAATAATGCTTCACCCGGTGACCAGTTACTCGAAACACCTCATTATTTTTGTTCTCCAAGTCCAATTCACCAAAGGGTGTCACACCCACAACTTCAAACGGACCATTCCATTTAGGCTTTAACTTTTCAAGAAACATCCTCAAGCATGAATTGAACAACAATACAAGATCACCCTCTTTGAACTCTCTGTGCCAAATGTAATtatcatgaagatatttcatcttCTCTTTGTATAAGGACGAACTTGTGTAGACATGGTGCCAGAACTCATCCAACCCATTCAAATGTGCCACCCTCAAGTTGGCGGCGACATCCCAATCAAGATTCAACTTATTTAGAGCCTATATGGCTTTGTACTCAAGTTCCACCAGAAGATGATAAGCTTTTCCAAGcaccaaccggtatggagacattc
Proteins encoded in this window:
- the LOC104215182 gene encoding uncharacterized protein; the encoded protein is MTSYHLQARGQVEVFNQEIKCILSKTVNSNWMDWSKKLDDALWAYRAAYRNVSIPALNKLNLDWDVAANLRVAHLNGLDEFWHHVYTSSSLYKEKMKYLHDNYIWHREFKEGDLVLLFNSCLRMFLEKLKPKWNGPFEVVGVTPFGELDLENKNNEVFRVTGHRVKHYLGKVGDGHVVAAIHFK